The Symphalangus syndactylus isolate Jambi chromosome 16, NHGRI_mSymSyn1-v2.1_pri, whole genome shotgun sequence genome has a window encoding:
- the GUF1 gene encoding translation factor GUF1, mitochondrial isoform X6, which translates to MSRFPVENIRNFSIIAHVDHGKSTLADRLLELTGTIDKTKNNKQVLDKLQVERERGITVKAQTASLFYNCEGKQYLLNLIDTPGHVDFSYEVSRSLSACQGVLLVVDANEGIQAQTVANFFLAFEAQLSVIPVINKIDLKNADPERVENQIEKLFDIPSDECIKISAKLGTNVESVLQAVIERIPPPKVHRKNPLRALVFDSTFDQYRGVIANVALFDGVVSKGDKIVSAHTQKTYEVNEVGVLNPNEQPTHKLYAGQVGYLIAGMKDVTEAQIGDTLYLHKQPVEPLPGFKSAKPMVFAGMYPLDQSEYNNLKSAIEKLTLNDSSVTVHRDSSLALGAGWRLGFLGLLHMEVFNQRLEQEYNASVILTTPTVPYKAVLSSSKLIKARRAVQKNMIFIDQNRVMLKYLFPLNEIVVDFYDSLKSLSSGYASFDYEEAGYQTAELVKMDILLNGNTVEELVTVVHKDKAHSIGKAICERLRDSLPRQLFEIAIQAAIGSKIIARETVKAYRKNVLAKCYGGDITRKMKLLKRQAEGKKKLRKIGNVEVPKDAFIKVLKTVF; encoded by the exons ATGTCTAGGTTTCCTgttgaaaatattagaaatttcaGTATCATTGCACACGTGGATCATGGCAAAAGTACTTTAGCTGACAGGCTCCTAGAACTTACAg GGACAATTgataaaacaaagaataataaGCAGGTGCTTGATAAATTGCAAGTGGAACGAGAAAGAGGAATCACTGTTAAAGCACAGACAGCATCTCTCTTTTACAATTGTGAAGGCAAGCAGTACCTTTTAAATCTCATTGATACACCG gGCCATGTTGATTTTAGTTATGAAGTATCCAGGTCACTTTCTGCTTGCCAGGGTGTTTTACTTGTGGTTGATGCAAATGAG GGTATTCAAGCCCAAACTGTAGCAAACTTCTTTCTTGCCTTCGAAGCACAGCTGTCGGTAATTCCAGTCATAAATAAG atagatctGAAGAATGCTGATCCTGAAAGGGTTGAAAACCAAATTGAGAAACTGTTTGATATTCCAAGTGATGAATGTATTAAG ATTTCTGCGAAACTTGGAACAAATGTTGAGAGTGTTCTTCAGGCAGTTATTGAAAGAATCCCCCC TCCTAAAGTGCATCGCAAAAATCCCCTGAGAGCTTTGGTATTTGACTCCACCTTTGACCAGTATAGAGGTGTGATAGCCAATGTAGCATTATTTGACGGAGTGGTTTCCAAAGGAGATAAAATTGTATCTGCACATACTCAAAAGACATACGAAGTTAATGAAGTAGGAGTTTTGAATCCTAATGAGCAGCCAACTCATAAATT atatgcagGACAGGTGGGCTATCTGATTGCTGGGATGAAAGATGTCACTGAAGCACAAATAGGAGATACATTATATTTACATAAGCAACCAGTGGAGCCCTTGCCTGGGTTTAAATCAGCGAAACCAATGGTATTTGCAG GAATGTATCCTCTAGACCAATCTGAATATAACAATCTGAAGAGTGCTATAGAAAAACTGACTTTAAATGATTCCAGTGTGACAGTTCATCGGGATAGTAGCCTTGCTCTGGGTGCTGGCTGGAG GCTAGGATTTCTTGGACTTTTGCACATGGAAGTTTTCAACCAGCGACTGGAGCAAGAATATAATGCTTCTGTTATTTTAACAACCCCTACTGTTCCATATAAAGCTGTACTGTCATCATCAAAATTGATAAAG gcTCGAAGAGCAGTTCAGAAGAATATGATATTTATTGATCAAAATAGAGTTATGCTTAAATATCTCTTTCCTTTGAATGAAATTGTGGTAGATTTTTATGACTCTTTGAAATCCCTATCTTCTGGATATGCTAG TTTTGATTACGAAGAGGCAGGCTACCAGACTGCAGAACTTGTGAAAATGGATATTCTGCTGAATGGAAATACTGTAGAGGAGCTAGTGACTGTTGTACACAA AGACAAAGCGCATTCAATTGGCAAAGCCATATGTGAACGGCTGAGGGATTCTCTTCCCAGGCAACTGTTTGAGATAGCAATTCAAGCTGCTATTGGAAGTAAAATCATTGCAAGAGAAAC tGTGAAAGCCTATAGGAAAAATGTTTTGGCAAAATGT tatggTGGTGATATTACCCGAAAAATGAAGCTTTTGAAGAGACaagcagaagggaaaaaaaagctgaggAAAATTGGCAACGTTGAAGTTCCAAAAGATGCTTTTATAAAAGTTCTGAAAACAGTCTTCTAA
- the GUF1 gene encoding translation factor GUF1, mitochondrial isoform X5 — MWTLVGRGWGCARALAPRATGAALLGGPGPRPAPTFGAAPESWATDRLYSSAEFKEKLDMSRFPVENIRNFSIIAHVDHGKSTLADRLLELTGTIDKTKNNKQVLDKLQVERERGITVKAQTASLFYNCEGKQYLLNLIDTPGHVDFSYEVSRSLSACQGVLLVVDANEGIQAQTVANFFLAFEAQLSVIPVINKIDLKNADPERVENQIEKLFDIPSDECIKISAKLGTNVESVLQAVIERIPPPKVHRKNPLRALVFDSTFDQYRGVIANVALFDGVVSKGDKIVSAHTQKTYEVNEVGVLNPNEQPTHKLYAGQVGYLIAGMKDVTEAQIGDTLYLHKQPVEPLPGFKSAKPMVFAGMYPLDQSEYNNLKSAIEKLTLNDSSVTVHRDSSLALGAGWRLGFLGLLHMEVFNQRLEQEYNASVILTTPTVPYKAVLSSSKLIKARRAVQKNMIFIDQNRVMLKYLFPLNEIVVDFYDSLKSLSSGYASFDYEEAGYQTAELVKMDILLNGNTVEELVTVVHNVKAYRKNVLAKCYGGDITRKMKLLKRQAEGKKKLRKIGNVEVPKDAFIKVLKTVF, encoded by the exons ATGTGGACCCTTGTAGGTCGGGGCTGGGGGTGCGCACGCGCCCTTGCGCCACGAGCCACTGGGGCCGCGCTTCTCGGGGGCCCGGGGCCCCGGCCCGCGCCGACCTTTGGGGCTGCTCCGGAGTCCTGGGCTACCGACAGGCTCTACAGCTCCGCAGAATTCAAG GAAAAACTTGACATGTCTAGGTTTCCTgttgaaaatattagaaatttcaGTATCATTGCACACGTGGATCATGGCAAAAGTACTTTAGCTGACAGGCTCCTAGAACTTACAg GGACAATTgataaaacaaagaataataaGCAGGTGCTTGATAAATTGCAAGTGGAACGAGAAAGAGGAATCACTGTTAAAGCACAGACAGCATCTCTCTTTTACAATTGTGAAGGCAAGCAGTACCTTTTAAATCTCATTGATACACCG gGCCATGTTGATTTTAGTTATGAAGTATCCAGGTCACTTTCTGCTTGCCAGGGTGTTTTACTTGTGGTTGATGCAAATGAG GGTATTCAAGCCCAAACTGTAGCAAACTTCTTTCTTGCCTTCGAAGCACAGCTGTCGGTAATTCCAGTCATAAATAAG atagatctGAAGAATGCTGATCCTGAAAGGGTTGAAAACCAAATTGAGAAACTGTTTGATATTCCAAGTGATGAATGTATTAAG ATTTCTGCGAAACTTGGAACAAATGTTGAGAGTGTTCTTCAGGCAGTTATTGAAAGAATCCCCCC TCCTAAAGTGCATCGCAAAAATCCCCTGAGAGCTTTGGTATTTGACTCCACCTTTGACCAGTATAGAGGTGTGATAGCCAATGTAGCATTATTTGACGGAGTGGTTTCCAAAGGAGATAAAATTGTATCTGCACATACTCAAAAGACATACGAAGTTAATGAAGTAGGAGTTTTGAATCCTAATGAGCAGCCAACTCATAAATT atatgcagGACAGGTGGGCTATCTGATTGCTGGGATGAAAGATGTCACTGAAGCACAAATAGGAGATACATTATATTTACATAAGCAACCAGTGGAGCCCTTGCCTGGGTTTAAATCAGCGAAACCAATGGTATTTGCAG GAATGTATCCTCTAGACCAATCTGAATATAACAATCTGAAGAGTGCTATAGAAAAACTGACTTTAAATGATTCCAGTGTGACAGTTCATCGGGATAGTAGCCTTGCTCTGGGTGCTGGCTGGAG GCTAGGATTTCTTGGACTTTTGCACATGGAAGTTTTCAACCAGCGACTGGAGCAAGAATATAATGCTTCTGTTATTTTAACAACCCCTACTGTTCCATATAAAGCTGTACTGTCATCATCAAAATTGATAAAG gcTCGAAGAGCAGTTCAGAAGAATATGATATTTATTGATCAAAATAGAGTTATGCTTAAATATCTCTTTCCTTTGAATGAAATTGTGGTAGATTTTTATGACTCTTTGAAATCCCTATCTTCTGGATATGCTAG TTTTGATTACGAAGAGGCAGGCTACCAGACTGCAGAACTTGTGAAAATGGATATTCTGCTGAATGGAAATACTGTAGAGGAGCTAGTGACTGTTGTACACAA tGTGAAAGCCTATAGGAAAAATGTTTTGGCAAAATGT tatggTGGTGATATTACCCGAAAAATGAAGCTTTTGAAGAGACaagcagaagggaaaaaaaagctgaggAAAATTGGCAACGTTGAAGTTCCAAAAGATGCTTTTATAAAAGTTCTGAAAACAGTCTTCTAA
- the GUF1 gene encoding translation factor GUF1, mitochondrial isoform X1: MWTLVGRGWGCARALAPRATGAALLGGPGPRPAPTFGAAPESWATDRLYSSAEFKEKLDMSRFPVENIRNFSIIAHVDHGKSTLADRLLELTGTIDKTKNNKQVLDKLQVERERGITVKAQTASLFYNCEGKQYLLNLIDTPGHVDFSYEVSRSLSACQGVLLVVDANEGIQAQTVANFFLAFEAQLSVIPVINKIDLKNADPERVENQIEKLFDIPSDECIKISAKLGTNVESVLQAVIERIPPPKVHRKNPLRALVFDSTFDQYRGVIANVALFDGVVSKGDKIVSAHTQKTYEVNEVGVLNPNEQPTHKLYAGQVGYLIAGMKDVTEAQIGDTLYLHKQPVEPLPGFKSAKPMVFAGMYPLDQSEYNNLKSAIEKLTLNDSSVTVHRDSSLALGAGWRLGFLGLLHMEVFNQRLEQEYNASVILTTPTVPYKAVLSSSKLIKEHREKEITIINPVQFPDKSKVTEYLEPVVLGTIITPDEYTGKIMMLCEARRAVQKNMIFIDQNRVMLKYLFPLNEIVVDFYDSLKSLSSGYASFDYEEAGYQTAELVKMDILLNGNTVEELVTVVHKDKAHSIGKAICERLRDSLPRQLFEIAIQAAIGSKIIARETVKAYRKNVLAKCYGGDITRKMKLLKRQAEGKKKLRKIGNVEVPKDAFIKVLKTVF; this comes from the exons ATGTGGACCCTTGTAGGTCGGGGCTGGGGGTGCGCACGCGCCCTTGCGCCACGAGCCACTGGGGCCGCGCTTCTCGGGGGCCCGGGGCCCCGGCCCGCGCCGACCTTTGGGGCTGCTCCGGAGTCCTGGGCTACCGACAGGCTCTACAGCTCCGCAGAATTCAAG GAAAAACTTGACATGTCTAGGTTTCCTgttgaaaatattagaaatttcaGTATCATTGCACACGTGGATCATGGCAAAAGTACTTTAGCTGACAGGCTCCTAGAACTTACAg GGACAATTgataaaacaaagaataataaGCAGGTGCTTGATAAATTGCAAGTGGAACGAGAAAGAGGAATCACTGTTAAAGCACAGACAGCATCTCTCTTTTACAATTGTGAAGGCAAGCAGTACCTTTTAAATCTCATTGATACACCG gGCCATGTTGATTTTAGTTATGAAGTATCCAGGTCACTTTCTGCTTGCCAGGGTGTTTTACTTGTGGTTGATGCAAATGAG GGTATTCAAGCCCAAACTGTAGCAAACTTCTTTCTTGCCTTCGAAGCACAGCTGTCGGTAATTCCAGTCATAAATAAG atagatctGAAGAATGCTGATCCTGAAAGGGTTGAAAACCAAATTGAGAAACTGTTTGATATTCCAAGTGATGAATGTATTAAG ATTTCTGCGAAACTTGGAACAAATGTTGAGAGTGTTCTTCAGGCAGTTATTGAAAGAATCCCCCC TCCTAAAGTGCATCGCAAAAATCCCCTGAGAGCTTTGGTATTTGACTCCACCTTTGACCAGTATAGAGGTGTGATAGCCAATGTAGCATTATTTGACGGAGTGGTTTCCAAAGGAGATAAAATTGTATCTGCACATACTCAAAAGACATACGAAGTTAATGAAGTAGGAGTTTTGAATCCTAATGAGCAGCCAACTCATAAATT atatgcagGACAGGTGGGCTATCTGATTGCTGGGATGAAAGATGTCACTGAAGCACAAATAGGAGATACATTATATTTACATAAGCAACCAGTGGAGCCCTTGCCTGGGTTTAAATCAGCGAAACCAATGGTATTTGCAG GAATGTATCCTCTAGACCAATCTGAATATAACAATCTGAAGAGTGCTATAGAAAAACTGACTTTAAATGATTCCAGTGTGACAGTTCATCGGGATAGTAGCCTTGCTCTGGGTGCTGGCTGGAG GCTAGGATTTCTTGGACTTTTGCACATGGAAGTTTTCAACCAGCGACTGGAGCAAGAATATAATGCTTCTGTTATTTTAACAACCCCTACTGTTCCATATAAAGCTGTACTGTCATCATCAAAATTGATAAAG gaacatagagaaaaagaaattacaattATCAATCCTGTACAATTCCCCGATAAATCAAAAGTAACAGAATATTTGGAGCCAGTTGTTTTGGGCACTATTATCACACCAGATGAATACACTGGAAAAATAATGATGCTTTGCGAG gcTCGAAGAGCAGTTCAGAAGAATATGATATTTATTGATCAAAATAGAGTTATGCTTAAATATCTCTTTCCTTTGAATGAAATTGTGGTAGATTTTTATGACTCTTTGAAATCCCTATCTTCTGGATATGCTAG TTTTGATTACGAAGAGGCAGGCTACCAGACTGCAGAACTTGTGAAAATGGATATTCTGCTGAATGGAAATACTGTAGAGGAGCTAGTGACTGTTGTACACAA AGACAAAGCGCATTCAATTGGCAAAGCCATATGTGAACGGCTGAGGGATTCTCTTCCCAGGCAACTGTTTGAGATAGCAATTCAAGCTGCTATTGGAAGTAAAATCATTGCAAGAGAAAC tGTGAAAGCCTATAGGAAAAATGTTTTGGCAAAATGT tatggTGGTGATATTACCCGAAAAATGAAGCTTTTGAAGAGACaagcagaagggaaaaaaaagctgaggAAAATTGGCAACGTTGAAGTTCCAAAAGATGCTTTTATAAAAGTTCTGAAAACAGTCTTCTAA
- the GUF1 gene encoding translation factor GUF1, mitochondrial isoform X3 — MWTLVGRGWGCARALAPRATGAALLGGPGPRPAPTFGAAPESWATDRLYSSAEFKEKLDMSRFPVENIRNFSIIAHVDHGKSTLADRLLELTGTIDKTKNNKQVLDKLQVERERGITVKAQTASLFYNCEGKQYLLNLIDTPGHVDFSYEVSRSLSACQGVLLVVDANEGIQAQTVANFFLAFEAQLSVIPVINKIDLKNADPERVENQIEKLFDIPSDECIKISAKLGTNVESVLQAVIERIPPPKVHRKNPLRALVFDSTFDQYRGVIANVALFDGVVSKGDKIVSAHTQKTYEVNEVGVLNPNEQPTHKLYAGQVGYLIAGMKDVTEAQIGDTLYLHKQPVEPLPGFKSAKPMVFAGMYPLDQSEYNNLKSAIEKLTLNDSSVTVHRDSSLALGAGWRLGFLGLLHMEVFNQRLEQEYNASVILTTPTVPYKAVLSSSKLIKARRAVQKNMIFIDQNRVMLKYLFPLNEIVVDFYDSLKSLSSGYASFDYEEAGYQTAELVKMDILLNGNTVEELVTVVHKDKAHSIGKAICERLRDSLPRQLFEIAIQAAIGSKIIARETVKAYRKNVLAKCYGGDITRKMKLLKRQAEGKKKLRKIGNVEVPKDAFIKVLKTVF; from the exons ATGTGGACCCTTGTAGGTCGGGGCTGGGGGTGCGCACGCGCCCTTGCGCCACGAGCCACTGGGGCCGCGCTTCTCGGGGGCCCGGGGCCCCGGCCCGCGCCGACCTTTGGGGCTGCTCCGGAGTCCTGGGCTACCGACAGGCTCTACAGCTCCGCAGAATTCAAG GAAAAACTTGACATGTCTAGGTTTCCTgttgaaaatattagaaatttcaGTATCATTGCACACGTGGATCATGGCAAAAGTACTTTAGCTGACAGGCTCCTAGAACTTACAg GGACAATTgataaaacaaagaataataaGCAGGTGCTTGATAAATTGCAAGTGGAACGAGAAAGAGGAATCACTGTTAAAGCACAGACAGCATCTCTCTTTTACAATTGTGAAGGCAAGCAGTACCTTTTAAATCTCATTGATACACCG gGCCATGTTGATTTTAGTTATGAAGTATCCAGGTCACTTTCTGCTTGCCAGGGTGTTTTACTTGTGGTTGATGCAAATGAG GGTATTCAAGCCCAAACTGTAGCAAACTTCTTTCTTGCCTTCGAAGCACAGCTGTCGGTAATTCCAGTCATAAATAAG atagatctGAAGAATGCTGATCCTGAAAGGGTTGAAAACCAAATTGAGAAACTGTTTGATATTCCAAGTGATGAATGTATTAAG ATTTCTGCGAAACTTGGAACAAATGTTGAGAGTGTTCTTCAGGCAGTTATTGAAAGAATCCCCCC TCCTAAAGTGCATCGCAAAAATCCCCTGAGAGCTTTGGTATTTGACTCCACCTTTGACCAGTATAGAGGTGTGATAGCCAATGTAGCATTATTTGACGGAGTGGTTTCCAAAGGAGATAAAATTGTATCTGCACATACTCAAAAGACATACGAAGTTAATGAAGTAGGAGTTTTGAATCCTAATGAGCAGCCAACTCATAAATT atatgcagGACAGGTGGGCTATCTGATTGCTGGGATGAAAGATGTCACTGAAGCACAAATAGGAGATACATTATATTTACATAAGCAACCAGTGGAGCCCTTGCCTGGGTTTAAATCAGCGAAACCAATGGTATTTGCAG GAATGTATCCTCTAGACCAATCTGAATATAACAATCTGAAGAGTGCTATAGAAAAACTGACTTTAAATGATTCCAGTGTGACAGTTCATCGGGATAGTAGCCTTGCTCTGGGTGCTGGCTGGAG GCTAGGATTTCTTGGACTTTTGCACATGGAAGTTTTCAACCAGCGACTGGAGCAAGAATATAATGCTTCTGTTATTTTAACAACCCCTACTGTTCCATATAAAGCTGTACTGTCATCATCAAAATTGATAAAG gcTCGAAGAGCAGTTCAGAAGAATATGATATTTATTGATCAAAATAGAGTTATGCTTAAATATCTCTTTCCTTTGAATGAAATTGTGGTAGATTTTTATGACTCTTTGAAATCCCTATCTTCTGGATATGCTAG TTTTGATTACGAAGAGGCAGGCTACCAGACTGCAGAACTTGTGAAAATGGATATTCTGCTGAATGGAAATACTGTAGAGGAGCTAGTGACTGTTGTACACAA AGACAAAGCGCATTCAATTGGCAAAGCCATATGTGAACGGCTGAGGGATTCTCTTCCCAGGCAACTGTTTGAGATAGCAATTCAAGCTGCTATTGGAAGTAAAATCATTGCAAGAGAAAC tGTGAAAGCCTATAGGAAAAATGTTTTGGCAAAATGT tatggTGGTGATATTACCCGAAAAATGAAGCTTTTGAAGAGACaagcagaagggaaaaaaaagctgaggAAAATTGGCAACGTTGAAGTTCCAAAAGATGCTTTTATAAAAGTTCTGAAAACAGTCTTCTAA
- the GUF1 gene encoding translation factor GUF1, mitochondrial isoform X2 produces the protein MWTLVGRGWGCARALAPRATGAALLGGPGPRPAPTFGAAPESWATDRLYSSAEFKEKLDMSRFPVENIRNFSIIAHVDHGKSTLADRLLELTGTIDKTKNNKQVLDKLQVERERGITVKAQTASLFYNCEGKQYLLNLIDTPGHVDFSYEVSRSLSACQGVLLVVDANEGIQAQTVANFFLAFEAQLSVIPVINKIDLKNADPERVENQIEKLFDIPSDECIKISAKLGTNVESVLQAVIERIPPPKVHRKNPLRALVFDSTFDQYRGVIANVALFDGVVSKGDKIVSAHTQKTYEVNEVGVLNPNEQPTHKLYAGQVGYLIAGMKDVTEAQIGDTLYLHKQPVEPLPGFKSAKPMVFAGMYPLDQSEYNNLKSAIEKLTLNDSSVTVHRDSSLALGAGWRLGFLGLLHMEVFNQRLEQEYNASVILTTPTVPYKAVLSSSKLIKEHREKEITIINPVQFPDKSKVTEYLEPVVLGTIITPDEYTGKIMMLCEARRAVQKNMIFIDQNRVMLKYLFPLNEIVVDFYDSLKSLSSGYASFDYEEAGYQTAELVKMDILLNGNTVEELVTVVHNVKAYRKNVLAKCYGGDITRKMKLLKRQAEGKKKLRKIGNVEVPKDAFIKVLKTVF, from the exons ATGTGGACCCTTGTAGGTCGGGGCTGGGGGTGCGCACGCGCCCTTGCGCCACGAGCCACTGGGGCCGCGCTTCTCGGGGGCCCGGGGCCCCGGCCCGCGCCGACCTTTGGGGCTGCTCCGGAGTCCTGGGCTACCGACAGGCTCTACAGCTCCGCAGAATTCAAG GAAAAACTTGACATGTCTAGGTTTCCTgttgaaaatattagaaatttcaGTATCATTGCACACGTGGATCATGGCAAAAGTACTTTAGCTGACAGGCTCCTAGAACTTACAg GGACAATTgataaaacaaagaataataaGCAGGTGCTTGATAAATTGCAAGTGGAACGAGAAAGAGGAATCACTGTTAAAGCACAGACAGCATCTCTCTTTTACAATTGTGAAGGCAAGCAGTACCTTTTAAATCTCATTGATACACCG gGCCATGTTGATTTTAGTTATGAAGTATCCAGGTCACTTTCTGCTTGCCAGGGTGTTTTACTTGTGGTTGATGCAAATGAG GGTATTCAAGCCCAAACTGTAGCAAACTTCTTTCTTGCCTTCGAAGCACAGCTGTCGGTAATTCCAGTCATAAATAAG atagatctGAAGAATGCTGATCCTGAAAGGGTTGAAAACCAAATTGAGAAACTGTTTGATATTCCAAGTGATGAATGTATTAAG ATTTCTGCGAAACTTGGAACAAATGTTGAGAGTGTTCTTCAGGCAGTTATTGAAAGAATCCCCCC TCCTAAAGTGCATCGCAAAAATCCCCTGAGAGCTTTGGTATTTGACTCCACCTTTGACCAGTATAGAGGTGTGATAGCCAATGTAGCATTATTTGACGGAGTGGTTTCCAAAGGAGATAAAATTGTATCTGCACATACTCAAAAGACATACGAAGTTAATGAAGTAGGAGTTTTGAATCCTAATGAGCAGCCAACTCATAAATT atatgcagGACAGGTGGGCTATCTGATTGCTGGGATGAAAGATGTCACTGAAGCACAAATAGGAGATACATTATATTTACATAAGCAACCAGTGGAGCCCTTGCCTGGGTTTAAATCAGCGAAACCAATGGTATTTGCAG GAATGTATCCTCTAGACCAATCTGAATATAACAATCTGAAGAGTGCTATAGAAAAACTGACTTTAAATGATTCCAGTGTGACAGTTCATCGGGATAGTAGCCTTGCTCTGGGTGCTGGCTGGAG GCTAGGATTTCTTGGACTTTTGCACATGGAAGTTTTCAACCAGCGACTGGAGCAAGAATATAATGCTTCTGTTATTTTAACAACCCCTACTGTTCCATATAAAGCTGTACTGTCATCATCAAAATTGATAAAG gaacatagagaaaaagaaattacaattATCAATCCTGTACAATTCCCCGATAAATCAAAAGTAACAGAATATTTGGAGCCAGTTGTTTTGGGCACTATTATCACACCAGATGAATACACTGGAAAAATAATGATGCTTTGCGAG gcTCGAAGAGCAGTTCAGAAGAATATGATATTTATTGATCAAAATAGAGTTATGCTTAAATATCTCTTTCCTTTGAATGAAATTGTGGTAGATTTTTATGACTCTTTGAAATCCCTATCTTCTGGATATGCTAG TTTTGATTACGAAGAGGCAGGCTACCAGACTGCAGAACTTGTGAAAATGGATATTCTGCTGAATGGAAATACTGTAGAGGAGCTAGTGACTGTTGTACACAA tGTGAAAGCCTATAGGAAAAATGTTTTGGCAAAATGT tatggTGGTGATATTACCCGAAAAATGAAGCTTTTGAAGAGACaagcagaagggaaaaaaaagctgaggAAAATTGGCAACGTTGAAGTTCCAAAAGATGCTTTTATAAAAGTTCTGAAAACAGTCTTCTAA